The following is a genomic window from Prunus persica cultivar Lovell chromosome G7, Prunus_persica_NCBIv2, whole genome shotgun sequence.
CAAACTGAAAGTTATCTTGTGATTGATAACTCAAACCATTTGATTCCACCTCTGCATCTATATCAAATTCAACCCCATCTGCATCAAATGTGAGGTCGTCATTTCCACTGCTGAAATCCTCCTCTAGAATTACAGCTGCTAGGAGTCTCTGACAGAGGGGAATTGCAACACGATCCCCAGCTCCTGGTACTAAATGTTCTGGACGAAATTCTCCACTCTTTGGTTCACATCCAATCAACCTAAGCCCATTAGTGACAGTAGCGCTACAATCTATACTAGAAGGAACTTGGGCTTGAGTCATCACATTAGATTCGATGTTTCCCTGACAAATCAATAGAAAATTAGAATACATAACTATACACAGGAGAGACAGAGGCATAGCTGACTCCTAAATATGCATACCAAGTAAAACATTTTGGGGACAAGAAAGTATTTATCAACATcaattattaagaaaataatagctTCTATTCCTTCGCCCCCTTAATTAAAGCAAGCTGTCACCTGTTGCTTTAGGTAAGCTGTGTCCGCATCagataaaaaaccaaaaaatggcTCCATTTGCCTCCAAAATGAGCTTGAGAAGGACCGAGCTGTAGcaataataaaactttaaattccacaacaaaatatatattggaataagataaaaacaaaaatctttaATGAGAAAGTCACCAGAATTAACGACAGCGTTTGCAGCAGCCAATAACTCTTCATGTCCGTCATCTGACCCAActtagaaaattaaaacaagagTGAAtagagaacaaaaaacactatactaaaatagaaaatcaattCAAGAAATTATTCCTCAATAAAAGTACCGAGAAAATCTGCTGCTGCATTGATTGCTGTATGCTTTTGACGTGTATAGGCCTTTCGATCAGAAAGTCTCCTAGTTGGCGGTCGACCTGCCTTGCTGTGTaacaaattacaataaaatatgAGAGTCAATCcaagtaaaaatatttttaggcTACAAAATAAATAGCATACTTATTGGACAGCCAGAAAAATATACACAGGTACAATATATTAAACCTTtcacttttgtcaaaaccaaGTCTGGAACTTCTTAGCTGTTTTGCTGTTCCAACATTTCCAATCTTCTCAACCGTCATTGGCATGAGAGACCTTGTGGAAGTAAAACCTCTCCCTGTCCTCCCTTGCCTCCGAACACCATCTCCAAGGTCTTCCCCAGTAACCAGCTTATTCTTTCTTGATGGCAGGACCAGAGGGGACACCTTTTGAACATTCTGTCCAGCTTTCTCATCTATCTCATCAGTCTTTTTGCCTTTATCTCTGGATTTAATCTCCGCAACTCCTGACTCCTCACTCTCCGATAGTGCAGCTGAAGACAAAGGTTCGGCTTTTAACTTAACCTGCTGAGGAGAACTTCCTGGTAGGCGTTTGGCAAATCCCATCCCGATGTCACTACCAGTAATATCAGATGCACTATCCATAGTAGGGGTTTCCTCGTTACTTGAGACAATAGGAACAAAATTTGATCGTCTCGCAGTGCGGGAGATCTTCTGTGGTCTTTGGCCAGCCCACTGGGCAACAGGTGGAGATGAAGATCGTGCTGATGCCATGCGTTTGCGATTGTTAGCTCCAACAGCAGCAGGGGGCTTGCTTGTACAATGAGAAATGTCCCAATCATTAGCAACAGTTGCTCGATGAACAACCGGAGACAACTTGGGTACAACACCTGAGCCTGATCGTGGAGCCCGAACAGAAGCATTTATCTTTGTGCTTGAGGTAGGACTAGCTGAATTAAAATCATCACGAACACTTGCCCTGAAAGACATACAGTATAAAGAGGGAGAAATCAATACAaagtttcataaataaataaagaccaAATTAGTAAATAAATAGAAGGAGCAAGTGATAAAGAGGCTAACAATAGAACCCAGATAGCAGCCCTAACAAGCAGTCGAACACCACTCTAAAAGATAAGCACATAAGAAAATGTTATGGATGCTATGCTTACTTATTAACAGCTCTGTGGTTCACCCTTTCCTTATCTGTACCAATAGGGTGATCTCTCTTATCATTGATAAGGGAAGTGTTGTCTGGTTCAGTCTTAGGGATGGATGAACGGAATTGTGAGATTCCGTCAGACTTTCCACCTCCAACAGCTCCATTAGTAACTCCTGGCCTATAAACATATAAGACATCAACATTACCTCTCAAGTATCACAGATGACGATtaataacaaacaaacaaacaaacaaaaaacaaatctGAAAAATGTTTCCTAAGTGATTATTTCAAAAGTTCAATGAAATAACATGTCAACAAGAAGCATAgtttaatgaaagaaaaacaaaaacaagaagagtGGCCCTTCGATCACCCATCGTAAGAAAGTATTCATATTATGTGAAAAACCTTTCACTATCTGTACTATGAGGTGAAAGCCTAAAAGAAAGTCCTGTCTTATGCATTCCAATTCCATCCATGAGATTGATTCTACTCAATAACTGCAAATGTTTTAATCAATCACTACTGGTACAGATATCCTTTAGGGCAATTGTTACATCAAGCATATTGCCTTTTTATCATCAGATGAAAAAATTACAAGTACCAAAGTCTTAGTTgctaattatattataaaaggcatgatttttcaataatttctAGATATGCCTTCTTAGGCTTCAGGGAATTATGATATTCTCAATCACTAACATGTTTTCCTTATCtgaccaaaataattaacatGTTTTCCTTAAATAATAGGACAATACAACACCAAATGGAAATAGACAGAAAAAAATAGTATGCCGGTATACCTATAGGGAAAAGACCAAACAACTTAACCATATAAATAGGTGTCATTCTTTTGCCTGATTCTTTGAACTCattttaaaacttttgaaAGTATGTGAAGTAGTTGATTTCTACAATTTATCTCTTATCATCAAAATCCATATACacaaagagaaaaatcaaaacataaaTGTGCAATTAAACCTCAAATTAACGATGCCCTCAGATGGATACAATACAACCTTGgtccttttaaaattccagAATAAGATGTGCAATTCCAATACAAAACTGAAGATAAATGGTGACAAACAACAACTTGCATAAAGGTTTAAACAATTACCACATCCCTTATGGATCCTCGGTAGaagtatataaataataagCATGTTAACATTGAACAGTTCGCCGGGACTTCTGTACCAGTAAATTGACCTGAAAGGGCTACGTGTTCCTAAGTTCcttttagaaataaaaatttacatTCTGCAAAATGGTGATCTAATTCACCTCAACCGTGAATGGATACATTTGTTAAGATTCTATATATCATGGTTCAGACTGTCCTTATATGAAGATGCATGTACAGTTGCACTTTAAGAAGCCATACCTGAACCCATGGGAGTCACTATTTAACCTTGAACGGGCATCACTCACAGGCCTTTGCTGCATTCCCTGTTTAGTTTCACGGAAGCCATCAATTGGTTTACCGGATACCATACTTGGAGAAGCATCTGGCTTTATCCCAGAAcgttttttcttcatttttgacTTTTCCCAACCATCAACACCGATAGATAAATTCCGATCCTCACCCTGAACCGCACCACTACTTGCAAGCCGCAGCACTTCCCTATCCCTGTCTACTGCCCCAGATGGCCGGACAAGAGCATTACTCCTCACATCCATCTACAATTATCATAGTTAAGTCAGTCTTCCCTTAAAGGAGTAATAATGCAGAAAATATCAATGGTGCCAACCTGAAGATAACTAGAGACATTATCAATCTACCCTTCATGGATTAGCAGGCGGAATGCACATGGCTTAAAGCACAAAAGACAAATTTAACCAATCCACAGCTCGAGAACAATAGAACAGTATGAAGCAAGTATACATACTTTCATAATTATATGCAGTCACGTATGCATCataactaaaaacaaaaacaaaacaaaaaaagggtgCATTGTAAACCTAATAATACGCATAAACATTAAACTACATGAGTACCATATCCCACACTCACTCAGGTGAACAAAATGTTCGCATTCAAGACATTTGAAAAGGGATATCTAAGTGGAAGAAGGATCCAATTAGATCAAAGTGAGGTATTTGTATACGCCCATAAAACAGGTACTAAAATAGAATAACCATAACAGCATAGAGTGATTTTCTAAAGCAGCTTTAGACAAAACGTAGTTTAACCACAATTACAACTAAAGTAGTTCCTGTAAGTTAATTTTAAACAAGATATTCATAGCCAGTACTCAAGAAAGGAGCACAATATAGAAAATATGAGTGAAAAAGGCAAATGTAGTAGAAAATTTTCCAAGACACAGACCCTCACATCCACCAAAGAAGTACGAGTGCGTTTGTTTGGGACAGAGTTCTTGGTCCTTTCTTCTGACTTTTGCTGCTCAAGTTCAAAACCACCTGTGACAGCATGACTCTGAATACCAATCTTACCCATCTTTGGCCCCAGGATTGATGACCTATCACTCGATAACACCACACTAGACCGTTCATTAGAAAAAACTTCTGTTCTTGATCTCTTCTTTGATGGTACGCTTGGGAAAACCTTGTTGAATACGGATAAGGCTTCAGTGAATGTTTTTACACGTTCCCTGTAAAATGATTCAATGTTATGGAGTAATTACAACTTACAATTCACAACTACAAACCAAAATGCAAAATATACAGGAAACTACCTAGCCTTAACAGAGCTGTCACGCAGACCAGCTTTGACTCGTTTTATATCCTCTGGTATTGGAGATGGTTTTCCTTTTACAGAACCAGATGGAGATTCATCAGGTGAAATGCTAAGAGCAACACTCACAAGTCTTCTCAAGTCCCCTTGTCGATTAGACTTGTACTCTGAAGCCACCAATTTTGGATCAAAGCGCAAGCAATGGAAGAAGTTTGTTACATCTCCGTGTGTTATTAGAGACGTGCTTCTTGACATGTTTGGAAGTGAAGATAAAATTGGATTTTCCATGCTCTCGCGAAAGCTACCAGATCTGTCCAATGGAGCAGCTATGTGGGATCCTCGCTGCCCACTGTTGTATAATGGTCTATCCGGGCTACCAGATGAGAGATCAAACTTGCTAGAAGTTGCCATTGCATCAGTTTCCACACATTCTCCGGGTCAAAAAGCCAGAAAATACAGAGGTGCATGACAAAGATGGGCACAACAGCGCATAAAGCCCAAACTCTAAAGAACAATGACTGGGCAGTGCACCTGAAACAGATAAGGATCATGATACAAGAAGCAAAatccttgtttgttttttttcaaaattaataatcaAGTTTTCCATTATGATGAGATGGGTAGCCATTTTTTGAGATCAGAGAAAATTATTGGATACATATCACGAAAAGCCAGATGCGAAAACGTGTaaacaagaaattggactGAGATGCATAAACCATACAGCACATAAATTATGGATTCCTTATTCAAAGGTAAAATAAATTGGCAACATCCATTTAGATTTTGAGTAAGGGTATTGGTTCATAAAAATTATGCATAAGCCATTCAGATTCAGAGTAATGGTTCACAAAATTACGAACCTAAGATTCAAATAATCTCATGAACTCCCCTATCCGAAAGGataaagaaggaaataaattAACCTTTGCAATAGATGCTGCATCTTATTATATCCATAAAAGAGAATGGGTGAAGCACTCCATGAGAGATATTATCAACACACTCCCGAATACATATACTATGTAGCATTACAACCCAGAAACCATGTGACCCTCATAAATAAATGCAAATGATGTGCATGCTATATGAGCATCATGCACAGAAATCAGAAATATAAGCAGCATTATAGTTCTCTATTAATGTTAGCACTATTACGATAATCACATTGATATTAAATTAAGATCGAGGCACAATGAATGGCATGTTGCATATATAACAAATATAATTACGACTACCTGGATTTAAGCATTAACTTTTTGGAAGGGGATCAAACACTTACACACGCAAAAGTCAAAACTGGATTAGGAAAATCTGATAAGCTCACAGTTAATAGAAAATATTTCCACTTCAAATATGCACAATTTACAGTAACCAAACACCCGGTCAAACAAGTCTCCTTTGGTACAATCTCCTCCCCCCGGTCTATCCTGCTACTTCTACAATTTACTACTACTGTTCATTAAGGATAAGAACACTACACAGATCTAACGTTCACACACCCAAAAAGTAATACTAGATTAGGAAAATCAGATAAGCTGACAAGTAACAGATGTCATTGTTGAGTTCTGGTTGAATCTCCCTAAGTAATAAATATCAATATCAGTTCATTGACCAATGAAAACTAACTAAGATGGATGATGACACTAAATGGAGCAACACATGCTATTACAGACACCTACACAATGGCCCAATTAACATACCATGAGCATAGCAGAATATATCAACACTGACTGTCATTTTAAAACAAAGGACTTAAGATAATTCAATGAACACAGCTATATCGAAGGCTGCGAAAGTGACACCGCACAGTTAcaaaatgcatttttttcatttatcatCTTTCCTTCTTTAGAAATAAAATTCTTTCCCTGGCTCTTTTTCTAGAGGGAGGAGGTGGGTCTAGCTGTTTCACCCAAGTAATAGTATGACTCCTAAGTTCAAGGTCTTTCGAGCTAAAATTTTACTGAATGAGACtatttttcaacatttttattttgctcAGGATTCTCCATTCTAATCAACAAAAGCTACACCTACCAAACAGATAGTCACATTAAATTTGGTTtactttaaatttttatttatcttttactTTATTGCTTCCTAAATTTAAAGTTTTTCTGTTAATCTGAGttcatcaataaaaataatacaaaaaaccttaaaacaagaaaaatagctCAGATATTAAACGGAAACCCTAGAAGTTGAATCCACGAAAAACCTAGAGAAATGAAGCATTACGAACCTTCAATCACacgccaaaaataaaaaccctaaataAGCACGTAGAAGTTAAATCAACCAAAATCTAATCAAATTGAagtttaaattcaaatctatACCTTCAATCGGGGACAATGATGTCTAACTGATGGTGAAGCAAGGGCGATTCTTTAATTTGGAGATTCAATGATAGGGTAGGAATTGAATATTCCGAGGGTTCTGTTTAAGTTCGGAGCTCGAAATCGAAGGTTCGTACAAAGCCATGGAGGACGAAGAAGAGCCCTGTGTTTTGATCGGCAATGGAATGGGATATAGTGAAGTTACTGTTATGCCCATGCTTCGTTTTATCAATGTATTAAAATTGGCGTCGAGGGTGGGGGTACTTTGGGAAGAACATTGTCGAGCCGGCTCAAACAGCTACTGAGAGAGAGTTTTCAATGAATGGTATGTatgtaaatttatatatgcatgtatGATTTTGTAGGTAGGTGTATAGGCACATGGGATGAATTTGGGAAGTGACAATTATTGAACAATTTTTACAAATATTATTCtgtgaaaataaatattaaaaatatcataattaaGGCTGCACACACATGCTATAGATTTGCCTGTAGCAATGGGAGAGTGGAAATGGTGGGCAGAAAGTATGATTAATTCCTATATTAACATTAAAATCTGAATCTATTGTTCAACttgtataatttgaaattATGATTGGGAAATAAAGTCTTCTTATCTTATAAAGTTAGATGATTTTAACACTTCGTGATATGGAAATATTATTGCGTGCGGATGTAACATCACGTGAGATGCCAGCATGATGTTATGAAATCGCTCCAAGTTTAACACATACAATTATTACCGATTTTCAATATACGGGTTAGTGTTCAAGTATTAACACATGTATAATAACTTTTAAGTGATTGCATATACATATTACAGTTGCACTTAATCATTTATAGCAACAATCGTCCTACATTTGTTAAACACATAAATCAGACAAACTGTCATTGTACATTTCTCGAGTCCAGAACCTCTCCTAGGCTAATCAGATACGAAccacacaaaaatttaaaatgaaggttTGAATTTctccaaaaaggaaaataaaataaaaactgaggGTTGGAAATCGAAAGCACAAAAAAGgtaaatagaaaatccacaCGTCAATAATAATTATAGTAATATCATAAAATGCTCACCTAAAGTGCCCTATTTAAAAACTTTTAACCATGCCAAATATTTGAACACTGTTTTCCATAAATTTATGTAAACAAACAAAGGCCAGTTTTCAACTTCGAAATCACTAAACTTGAAAACATGTGTTACAGAAgaaacccccccccccccggtCACTAAAGTCTGTCTCCCAATCCGACAACCAAATACAACGTAAGaaagaataaacaaacaaCTGCGTTGATGTGTTTTGAATGTCACTGTCCTTGCGCTATCCATAATATATCCCATGTCATGCGTTTGCATTGCATGTGTTTTTGAATTGTGGTCATGTTTCGGATTCTATGGTTAGGCTGACAGTCACCAACGCGTGTGGGCACATTACTGTCCATAACATTGCTCATGGTATCCAATATGAGATATCTGTCTCTTAAAGACATGGAGAAGCCAAACTGCGCTCAGCTGCAATCAAGATGTTCATGGAATGACAGACAGTTGTTGAAAAAGATGTTTAACTataattttcaaaaccaaGAACATCCTCAAACTTCAGGGTGGTCATTGTTTACAAACAGCACCATAATTTCCTAGACAATCAAGAAAGGATGAAAGACCGGAAACTGCCACAAGCGAAGGCATATTGTGCTTGCCAACCTGGGTAGCCAGGACCATGACAAAATTCTCACACCCATTTGGATACAAAAGCTTTCAAGATCTCTACTACTACTCCTACAAAACGAACCAATCCACGGGTCATCTTGAAGTGTCTTCAATATTACTCTGTACACTTAGAAGAAGTTCTGCAAGATGTAGCAGTCAACTGTGTTGACCATGGTGACTGGGGCAAAACCTGACCCAAAAACAAGCAGGCATACCCAACATGTTCATACAAGGGCCTTGTCCGCCTGTTACACTGGATGCTATGAGTCACTCTGACATGACATCCTCTGATGCAGCAAGCACCTGAGCTTCCATGTCACTGCATGAATACCTAGTGGAGTAGTCCAGTGCTGAATCACCTGGACAGGATCATAATTGATTAGCATAGGGcaatattaaacatgaaaatgaCAGTTGATGAGGCAAGTTCGGTTCAAGATGCATTACTTTGAGAAGAGTCAATAGATGATCGGTTCAGTGATGCACTCCTGTTTAGATCTGTAATCATTgaatgaattaataattaaaaagagaaaaaaaaaaaattggcaacAATAATGAACATAATCAAGGAAATTTAGCAGATTGTAAATGGTGTTGCTCATTACATAAAAACTTTGTAGCGCGTTgcatcaagaaaaacaaaaggaaaaagagaaaagtcaAGAATGTACTTCGGTAGAATGACATCCCATACCAGAAGATTGATGTAACCCTTTGACAGCCTCAAAATTCTTGTATGTATAGCCAACAAAACTGAGATCTTTAGGAGTCAACAACATCTGCAGAGAAAGTTAGAGGACTAGTATAAAgtacaaacccaaaatatctaaagaaaaagaatcgcATAATGGCATCAGAAAAAAATGATCAATAGTATTTAAGAAGACCAAGTTCCATTAACATCAATGACCTAGGACCCCACTATTGTATAGGAATCCATCTATAGTGAGTTCAAACCTGCCTTCCAATTTTTTACCAAATTTTACCTTTGAATAGGCCattgaattatgaatatgCCTTCTACAGTATGAAATACTATGTGTATGACATAAATCTTGATTTACTAAACCAATATCCCAAATGTACCCTTTTAAGATTTTACGTGGGAATAGCCATCACCAGATCATAAATTAACATTATGCCACTTTAAGTCTTTGTACTCTTTCGGCTATGAAAAGCATACCTTTCTCATTGGTCCAGATCCTGTTCTTCCTGTTGCTGGTGGATCCACCTAGAGCACAGTTGAATTTAAGACACAAAGGTAAAACAAACTAATACTTCACACACTACCAATAAATAAAGGAAGACAGGAGTGTGCTTAACACCTCACCTCATCATacttcataaaattttgagtATCGAGTTCCCCATTGACCTCTGGTTTAAATGCTGCCTCCACCTCATAAAGTTTGTCCCAAGCAATATCTTTGAACCAAGGATGAGCCTgaacaaatttaaaacaaacttATATGATTAAGAAAATGCGTAACAGTATGAGGGTAAAAGTCATCTGAAAGAGAGTTAAAATACCTTAATTTGGTCTGCTCTACCAAGCCTATTTTCAACATCACAAAGGAACCTACTGATCAGATCCTTTGCTTCAGGTGTCAACCTTGCTTCCACTGGaaattttaagtgatttttccAATGTACAATCTAGCATAGATTGTTCCACATGTCAGGTTATACATGAGTGTTCTCGgttaataataaaactttaGTAAGACATAACATCACAATTGCCTAAAGAAATCAACTCAAAGCTTCTTCCGTAGCCATGACACGTAAGAATTGTACAATTTTGCAAAGGTCAGTGcttcaaaaataatttatacatAGAACtttctagaaagaaaaaaaaacggtGAGACAAAAGCAACCTGAAGAATTATGTTGAAATTAATCTCACTACAATCTAATGATTGTGGGAACCCAACAACatagaagaagatgaatcGAAAGCTATGAGATATCACATACTTCAATTAGAAAATATAACCAAAACATATACTCATTGCAAATCAACCTTTCTGCATGTTGTCACTGGATCATCAGAGTAAAATGGGGGATAACCAACAAGCATCTCATACATTATTGCACCAAGTGACCACCTACAACCAGGAAGGAATTCGGTAAGATAATAGAATTCACAATGAAGTTTAGCATACCATATTTTAGCTACTATAGCAATTCAATAACACTGCAAAGATCTTCACTGAAAAACACAATTACAATACTAAtggtttttttaaagaaaagccAATGTCGAACAGATAAGCATTAATTGTATGGACTTACCAGTCACACTCCATGCCATATCCTTTCTTCAACAATACTTCTGGAGCGATGTAATCCGGAGTTCCGACTGTTGAGAATGCCTATCATTGGAACAAAGTAATATGACTATGATCAGAAAAACAAAGGTCTCTAGGACCAATATCCTTGAAATTGCCAAAACACACTACCACAAGAACTTTAATGCATTCATAACATTAAACTCTTCAACCAGGAAATTGACTGATCAAATGACAAAGACAATGTAAATTTCTGCTGTGTTGTGAAAACTACGATTATGTACTCTGATGTCCCTCAAACAGAACCATACATTTTTTCTACTGAACCATGCTTTATATATCCttatttaaaatgaattaCTGTACTGAAGGTCATTTCAGAAATATACCATTTCTGGTAAGGTTAATATAGCCTCTCTGATCTTGATCTACGTGACTTTTGTAACAGCGTGGACACATAATTACATATACGACTCCGAGTGACATTAAATAATCTATCTTTAAATCCATGCAGTGTTAATTATCATAATACACAAATAGCAAACATCTGTTGCTTGCACTTTATTAGTTAAGAATCTAAGAGATGTGAAATGCCACATTAAAAGATAAAggaaaatatcattttcatacCAGTTTTCTTCTGTTTATTTGCCAATGTTGAAGTTGCTCAAGCGGGCTTTTCCAGCGCCTCCCATTTTTGGATTCTGGGAAGGATTCATCAATATCCATTGTCTCATGTAGGTTCTCATCATCTAGTACTTCATTTTCGTTTATGGATGACAAATTTGAGCAGTCAAGAGGCTTGCAAAGACCAAAATCAGAGAGCTTCATGTGACCATTTTTGTCTAACAGAAGATTGTCTGGTTTTATGTCTCTGAAAATATAGATGCAACAAATGCAAGAGTTACATTATGTTCCTGATGTACAATTA
Proteins encoded in this region:
- the LOC18771685 gene encoding serine/threonine-protein kinase tricorner, with product MENHTQMEKNEVGPMAIEAEEEAGEVGSSLTLERVAAAKQFIESHYKAQMKHIQDRKQRRSVLEKKLASERVPEQEQIHMLKDLERTETEYMRLKRHKICVDDFDLLAIIGRGAFGEVRLCREKKSGNIYAMKKLKKSEMLSRGQVEHVRAERNLLAEVASHCIVKLYYSFQDADYLYLIMEYLPGGDMMTLLIREETLTETVARFYIAQSVMAIESIHKHNYIHRDIKPDNLLLDKNGHMKLSDFGLCKPLDCSNLSSINENEVLDDENLHETMDIDESFPESKNGRRWKSPLEQLQHWQINRRKLAFSTVGTPDYIAPEVLLKKGYGMECDWWSLGAIMYEMLVGYPPFYSDDPVTTCRKIVHWKNHLKFPVEARLTPEAKDLISRFLCDVENRLGRADQIKAHPWFKDIAWDKLYEVEAAFKPEVNGELDTQNFMKYDEVDPPATGRTGSGPMRKMLLTPKDLSFVGYTYKNFEAVKGLHQSSDLNRSASLNRSSIDSSQSDSALDYSTRYSCSDMEAQVLAASEDVMSE